Proteins found in one Mucilaginibacter inviolabilis genomic segment:
- a CDS encoding YeeE/YedE family protein has translation MELIKQPWPWYVAGPLIGLIVPALLLLGNKTFGISGTLRQVCAACIPANISFFKYDWKKESWNLFFAAGIIIGGFIASYLLSNTGQININPHTTALLQQEGVKDFSGLLPQDIFSFSQLFTLRGFIFIVVGGFLVGFGTRYAGGCTSGHAIMGISNLQWPSLVATGCFMIGGFVMTWFVLPYLLQL, from the coding sequence ATGGAGCTAATTAAACAACCCTGGCCCTGGTATGTGGCTGGCCCCCTGATCGGGTTGATCGTACCGGCTTTACTTCTTTTAGGTAATAAAACCTTTGGTATTTCCGGAACGCTTAGACAGGTCTGCGCTGCCTGTATTCCCGCCAATATTTCATTCTTTAAGTATGACTGGAAAAAGGAAAGTTGGAATCTCTTTTTTGCTGCCGGAATAATTATAGGCGGCTTTATCGCTTCCTACCTGCTTTCCAACACCGGGCAGATAAATATCAATCCACATACGACAGCGTTGCTACAGCAGGAAGGTGTAAAAGATTTCAGCGGGTTATTGCCGCAGGATATATTCAGCTTTAGCCAGCTGTTCACCCTCCGTGGATTTATTTTTATTGTTGTGGGTGGTTTTCTGGTTGGTTTCGGAACCCGTTATGCGGGAGGTTGCACTTCAGGTCACGCCATCATGGGAATATCGAATTTGCAATGGCCATCTTTAGTAGCAACGGGTTGTTTTATGATCGGAGGATTTGTAATGACCTGGTTTGTTTTACCTTATTTATTACAGTTATGA
- a CDS encoding DUF6691 family protein, with amino-acid sequence MKNIKFLVVGMIFGIILVKSQVISWFRIQEMFRLQAFHMYGIIGSAIVVGIISIQLIKRFQLTTVHGEQIVIPDKTFHWGNVYGGLIFGLGWAITGACPGPLFAEIGSGFFVIIVTLLSAITGTWTYGLLREKLRH; translated from the coding sequence ATGAAAAATATAAAATTCTTAGTGGTAGGGATGATCTTTGGTATTATCCTCGTCAAATCACAAGTGATCTCCTGGTTCCGGATACAGGAAATGTTCCGCTTGCAAGCCTTTCATATGTATGGGATTATCGGCAGTGCCATAGTTGTAGGCATCATTTCAATTCAGCTCATCAAACGGTTTCAGTTAACGACCGTACACGGAGAGCAAATTGTTATTCCTGACAAAACATTTCATTGGGGTAATGTCTACGGTGGATTGATTTTCGGTTTAGGCTGGGCAATAACCGGAGCTTGTCCGGGACCGCTTTTCGCCGAGATCGGCAGCGGCTTCTTCGTAATTATCGTTACGCTGTTAAGCGCGATTACGGGAACGTGGACTTATGGTTTATTAAGGGAGAAATTGCGTCATTAA
- a CDS encoding MBL fold metallo-hydrolase, which yields MKIEQFEDKGLSHYSYAILSECDRQIILIDPSRDVSHYLAYAENNEATIIGVIETHPHADFISGHLELHQTAGATIFCSALVGAAYPHQTFDDGNSVSFGKITLKVLNTPGHSPDSISIVLMHDGKDKAVFTGDTLFIGDCGRPDLRESAGNLPAKREELAAKMYHSLRDKLMVLDNDVIVYPAHGAGTLCGKALSEANSSTIGAEKLSNWSLQPMNEIEFTKLLLQDQPFVPKYFPFDVELNRHGAGNLAQAIENVPVGQAGILNSSIYIIDTRAEKEFKKGHLPGSINLQNGGKFETWLGSIIAPEEAFYLVAENEQILESLILRCAKIGYEHFIERAFVFQAGTAIMDAINIDRFSTNQTEYTIVDIRNSGEVMEHPVFKNAIPIPLPELRERVSEIPFNKPIIVHCAGGYRSAAGSSIINNAFGDKTKVYDLGESIKAFL from the coding sequence ATGAAAATCGAACAATTTGAAGATAAAGGACTGTCTCACTATTCCTATGCTATTTTAAGTGAATGTGACCGGCAGATAATTCTAATAGATCCGTCACGGGATGTAAGCCATTATTTGGCTTATGCTGAAAATAATGAAGCGACGATCATCGGCGTAATCGAAACCCATCCGCATGCGGATTTTATAAGCGGGCATTTAGAATTGCATCAAACAGCTGGCGCGACTATTTTTTGTTCTGCATTAGTAGGCGCAGCTTATCCGCATCAAACTTTTGATGATGGGAATAGTGTCAGTTTTGGTAAGATAACATTAAAGGTGCTAAATACGCCCGGCCACTCTCCTGATAGTATCTCCATCGTATTAATGCACGATGGTAAAGATAAAGCGGTATTTACAGGTGATACTTTATTCATCGGCGATTGCGGCAGGCCGGACTTGCGTGAAAGTGCTGGTAACCTGCCCGCTAAACGGGAAGAATTAGCAGCTAAAATGTATCATTCACTCCGGGATAAGTTAATGGTGCTGGACAATGACGTAATTGTTTACCCTGCGCATGGAGCCGGAACACTTTGTGGTAAGGCATTAAGCGAAGCCAACAGTAGTACCATCGGCGCCGAAAAATTGAGTAACTGGTCGCTGCAGCCCATGAACGAAATCGAATTCACGAAGCTGCTTTTGCAGGATCAGCCCTTTGTTCCTAAATATTTCCCATTTGATGTAGAATTAAATAGACACGGCGCAGGAAACCTGGCGCAGGCAATTGAAAATGTTCCTGTTGGCCAGGCTGGTATACTAAACAGCAGTATTTATATCATTGACACAAGGGCTGAAAAAGAATTTAAAAAAGGGCATCTTCCGGGATCTATCAACCTGCAAAATGGCGGCAAGTTTGAAACCTGGCTGGGGAGCATTATTGCACCCGAGGAAGCCTTTTACCTGGTCGCGGAAAATGAGCAAATACTCGAAAGCCTGATCTTGCGCTGCGCGAAGATTGGCTATGAGCATTTTATTGAACGGGCATTTGTTTTTCAGGCAGGAACAGCAATAATGGATGCTATTAACATAGATAGGTTTTCAACGAATCAAACGGAATATACCATTGTTGACATCAGGAATAGTGGAGAAGTGATGGAACACCCGGTTTTTAAAAATGCCATTCCTATACCGCTTCCCGAATTAAGGGAAAGAGTTTCGGAAATACCCTTTAATAAACCCATAATTGTACATTGCGCTGGTGGCTATCGCAGCGCGGCTGGCAGCAGTATCATTAATAATGCTTTTGGCGATAAAACAAAAGTATATGACCTTGGTGAATCTATAAAAGCATTTTTATAA